A region from the Mycolicibacterium litorale genome encodes:
- a CDS encoding SDR family NAD(P)-dependent oxidoreductase has translation MVVGGSRGIGLAVAELLSAHGAGVVVSGRDSDAVESAAQRVSGIGHAGSPADPQVADALIERCVREFGSIDILINCAGTAEPAGSSILNVTSAQFRDLLDAHLGTVFETCRAAAPRMAAQGRGAIVNTSSFAFLGDYGGTGYPAGKGAVNGLTLAIAAELAEHGVRANVVCPGARTRLSTGPDYESHVTELNRRGLLDDVSLQGALDAGPPEYVAPTYAYLVSDRARDVTGRIFIAAGGFVGEFVRPSPGFLGYRDHHEAPPWTVEELHELIGR, from the coding sequence GTGGTGGTCGGCGGCTCGCGGGGCATCGGCCTGGCGGTCGCCGAACTGCTGTCCGCCCACGGTGCCGGGGTGGTGGTCAGCGGACGCGACTCCGACGCGGTCGAGTCAGCGGCACAACGGGTTTCGGGTATCGGGCACGCAGGCTCCCCGGCCGATCCGCAGGTCGCCGACGCGCTGATCGAGCGGTGTGTCCGAGAATTCGGGTCCATCGACATCCTGATCAACTGTGCGGGGACCGCCGAACCCGCCGGGTCGTCAATCCTGAACGTCACCTCGGCGCAGTTCCGCGATCTGCTCGACGCCCATCTCGGCACGGTGTTCGAGACGTGCCGGGCGGCGGCGCCGCGGATGGCGGCGCAGGGGCGCGGGGCGATCGTCAACACGAGTTCGTTCGCCTTCTTGGGCGATTACGGTGGGACCGGCTATCCGGCGGGTAAAGGGGCGGTGAACGGGTTGACCCTGGCGATCGCGGCGGAACTGGCCGAACACGGGGTGCGCGCGAACGTCGTGTGCCCGGGGGCCAGAACACGCTTGTCGACCGGTCCGGACTATGAATCGCACGTCACCGAGCTGAACCGGCGGGGATTGCTCGACGATGTCAGCCTTCAGGGTGCCCTGGACGCGGGCCCACCGGAGTATGTGGCGCCGACGTATGCCTACCTGGTGAGCGACCGCGCACGCGATGTGACAGGTCGGATCTTCATCGCCGCGGGCGGGTTCGTCGGTGAGTTCGTCCGGCCCTCCCCCGGCTTCCTCGGATACCGAGACCACCACGAGGCGCCGCCGTGGACAGTCGAGGAATTGCACGAGCTCATCGGGCGCTGA